A section of the Methanoregula formicica SMSP genome encodes:
- a CDS encoding glycosyltransferase, whose amino-acid sequence MLLLVIALAVLLLSVIPHIVYLLGIMFGKKSVATGSPETYPGITIILSAYNEERVVADRIANLEQCRYPKEKYEVIFIDDCSSDATLARATASLEKSGITYSIIANRERLGTNRSYNQAMKLARYPVIVTTDADVFFEPDALDILIGRLMSEAKIAAVTGDLRPRMNGCGTTRLEGEYRSFYGRMCDWESAVDSTYNFNGALVAFRTDLIRRIDDKRGSDDANTAFEAIRRGYRTVYERRAVVYEDIPTSFAVQYRQKIRRAKRLIEATLANLDLLGKDRPFTRFFYPLRIFMFVITPTLFFIALALLAIGLFFTYPLVLLALVCITAIVATVWRENLFNAFAVNQFYLVMGLLNMGKDTRTWESTSKKK is encoded by the coding sequence ATGCTGCTCCTCGTCATTGCGCTCGCAGTTCTCCTCCTCTCCGTCATCCCGCATATTGTCTATCTTCTCGGGATTATGTTCGGCAAAAAATCTGTTGCCACCGGCAGCCCGGAAACATATCCCGGCATCACCATCATCCTGTCGGCATATAATGAGGAACGTGTGGTCGCGGATCGCATCGCAAACCTGGAGCAGTGCCGGTATCCGAAGGAAAAATATGAGGTCATCTTTATTGATGATTGCTCGTCCGATGCCACCCTTGCCCGCGCCACCGCGAGCCTGGAGAAGTCCGGCATCACGTACAGCATCATTGCCAACAGGGAACGTCTGGGGACGAACCGTTCGTACAACCAGGCCATGAAGCTGGCACGCTATCCTGTCATCGTCACAACGGATGCAGATGTCTTTTTCGAACCGGATGCGCTGGATATCCTGATCGGCCGCCTCATGAGCGAAGCGAAGATCGCCGCGGTAACCGGTGATCTGCGGCCAAGGATGAACGGATGCGGGACAACAAGGCTGGAAGGAGAGTACCGCTCGTTTTACGGGAGGATGTGTGACTGGGAAAGTGCGGTGGATTCGACATACAATTTCAATGGTGCCCTTGTTGCATTCAGGACCGACCTGATCCGGCGGATTGACGATAAACGGGGATCGGACGATGCCAACACGGCATTCGAGGCGATCCGCCGCGGGTACCGGACGGTGTACGAGCGGAGGGCAGTCGTGTACGAGGATATCCCGACCAGTTTCGCCGTCCAGTACCGCCAGAAGATCCGGCGGGCAAAGCGGTTGATCGAAGCCACACTCGCAAATCTCGACCTTCTTGGGAAGGATCGTCCGTTCACCCGGTTCTTCTATCCTCTCCGGATCTTCATGTTTGTCATCACCCCGACGCTGTTCTTCATCGCGCTGGCCCTGCTTGCGATCGGCCTGTTCTTCACATACCCTCTTGTCCTGCTGGCGCTCGTATGTATTACAGCGATAGTTGCGACAGTGTGGCGGGAGAACCTCTTCAACGCATTTGCCGTCAACCAGTTCTACCTTGTCATGGGCCTGCTGAACATGGGGAAGGACACACGGACGTGGGAAAGCACGTCGAAGAAGAAATAA
- a CDS encoding nascent polypeptide-associated complex protein, which yields MLPGNINPRQMKAMMKKLGMNVEQIEDVQSIVIKTPKGNWVFDSAEVTAMTMQGATTYQIAGTPRFEAAAIEIPKEDVTMVAAQANVSEEKAKEALIASKGDIAEAIMKLAS from the coding sequence CCGCGCCAGATGAAGGCGATGATGAAGAAGCTCGGCATGAATGTCGAGCAGATTGAAGACGTTCAGAGTATCGTGATCAAAACGCCGAAGGGCAACTGGGTCTTCGACTCTGCCGAGGTCACCGCGATGACCATGCAGGGTGCGACAACCTACCAGATCGCCGGCACGCCCCGGTTTGAGGCTGCGGCAATCGAGATCCCGAAAGAGGATGTCACGATGGTCGCCGCGCAGGCAAACGTCTCTGAAGAGAAGGCAAAGGAAGCCCTCATTGCGTCAAAGGGCGACATTGCCGAAGCCATCATGAAGCTCGCATCGTGA
- a CDS encoding carbamoyltransferase C-terminal domain-containing protein, with amino-acid sequence MSDHFRVLGIHDNHNASVSLLEDGAIVFSLQEERLNGIKNFNGFPSRAVHRALDFAQITLDDIDLFAFGTVHNPAWKDTAAQIRQYSAPTWKKYLADGFKASPFFSLYTAKRARQRQKFLATQGIPADRTRFYDHNLTHAATALCCSGFYGTPALILALDGGGDGNCAGVYTSRDGDLAKVAVTKEGNSVGNLYAVSTFYMGMMPLEHEYKLMGMAPYSQPKYYEGMSRALDHILSVDGLTFRRSTVATTSNSFRALEAIYRRQRFDAVCAALQDFTERSVTRWVQNAIAATGLHRICLSGGVFMNVKLNKLIASLPGVEELFVMPSCGDESNAMGAAFLAYKEHCAALGTDPVIHPLSHLYLGEAFGDETIRSECRNAGYTFEKDGNINRFVAEMLNQNRIVARCSGRSEWGARALGNRSILANPKSFETVSKINDAIKMRDFWMPFAGSVMEEAAGRYLVNPRKIPSPYMMLAFDTTRERESIRAATHPRDRTIRPQILPREQNPDYHAIISEFSRMTGTGCVLNTSFNLHGSPMVYHPREALETLTKSDLDILVMGDYVIRKET; translated from the coding sequence ATGAGTGATCATTTCCGGGTCCTTGGGATTCACGACAACCATAACGCCTCCGTCTCCCTGCTGGAAGACGGTGCGATCGTGTTCAGCCTTCAGGAGGAGCGCCTGAACGGGATCAAGAACTTCAACGGCTTCCCATCCCGGGCAGTGCACCGGGCGCTCGACTTTGCACAGATCACTCTCGACGACATCGACCTCTTTGCTTTCGGGACGGTGCACAATCCTGCATGGAAGGACACAGCGGCCCAAATCCGGCAGTACTCCGCACCGACATGGAAGAAATATCTCGCCGACGGGTTCAAAGCATCCCCCTTCTTCTCCCTGTACACTGCAAAACGGGCACGACAGCGGCAGAAGTTCCTTGCCACGCAGGGGATTCCGGCGGACAGGACACGGTTTTACGATCACAACCTTACCCACGCTGCCACCGCGCTCTGCTGCAGCGGGTTTTACGGCACGCCGGCCCTCATTCTTGCACTTGACGGAGGAGGGGATGGGAATTGTGCAGGAGTCTACACGAGCAGGGATGGAGATCTCGCAAAGGTTGCAGTGACGAAAGAGGGCAACTCTGTCGGCAACCTGTACGCAGTCTCGACCTTTTACATGGGCATGATGCCACTCGAACACGAATACAAGCTCATGGGAATGGCCCCCTATTCCCAGCCGAAATACTATGAGGGGATGTCACGCGCCCTTGACCATATCCTTTCTGTTGATGGACTCACCTTCCGGCGCTCAACTGTTGCCACCACTTCCAATTCCTTCCGGGCCCTTGAGGCCATCTACCGCCGCCAACGGTTTGATGCCGTCTGCGCAGCGCTGCAGGACTTCACCGAGCGGAGCGTCACCCGCTGGGTGCAGAACGCCATTGCAGCCACGGGCCTCCACCGCATCTGTCTCTCCGGAGGAGTCTTCATGAACGTGAAGCTGAACAAGCTCATCGCATCGCTTCCCGGGGTCGAGGAACTCTTTGTCATGCCGTCCTGTGGTGACGAAAGCAATGCCATGGGGGCGGCATTCCTCGCATATAAGGAGCATTGCGCAGCACTCGGCACAGACCCGGTAATCCATCCGCTTTCCCACCTGTATCTCGGGGAGGCCTTTGGCGACGAGACCATCAGGAGCGAATGCCGGAACGCCGGGTATACATTTGAAAAGGATGGGAACATCAACCGTTTTGTTGCCGAGATGCTGAACCAGAACCGTATTGTTGCCCGGTGTTCAGGCCGATCGGAATGGGGTGCCCGGGCGCTGGGCAACCGCTCAATCCTCGCGAACCCGAAATCCTTTGAGACCGTCTCGAAGATCAACGATGCCATCAAAATGCGGGATTTCTGGATGCCGTTTGCAGGTTCTGTCATGGAAGAGGCAGCGGGCCGGTACCTGGTCAACCCCAGGAAGATCCCGTCACCGTACATGATGCTCGCGTTCGACACGACCCGGGAGCGCGAATCTATCCGGGCTGCGACCCACCCGAGGGATCGCACGATCCGGCCCCAGATACTCCCTAGAGAGCAGAATCCCGATTACCATGCGATCATCAGCGAATTCTCCCGCATGACCGGGACCGGCTGTGTCCTGAACACCTCATTCAACCTCCACGGCTCTCCCATGGTCTACCATCCCCGCGAGGCACTGGAAACGCTGACAAAGAGCGATCTGGATATCCTCGTCATGGGGGACTATGTTATCAGAAAAGAAACGTGA
- a CDS encoding methyltransferase domain-containing protein: MIETGDRILLSGAGREFFVKAAPGTLGTDKGQLDLGQIVGKKAGDIITTHSGAEFTIRIPRPTDFFTYGKRSGAPMLPKDIGLVIAYTGMNHNDDVLDAGTGSGIAAIYFGGVAKSVKTYEVRPEFSKLALKNITDAKLPNVEAIAADFLASEGTFDIVHLDMQIQPEHVAHAYSLLRPGGYLACYTPFLEQMAIVVDAASEKFAEVHTHELIEREMTRSKRGTRPSTSVCHSGYVTIARK; the protein is encoded by the coding sequence ATGATCGAGACTGGCGATCGAATCCTGCTCTCCGGGGCGGGACGGGAATTTTTCGTGAAAGCGGCACCGGGGACGCTCGGGACCGATAAGGGCCAGCTTGACCTTGGGCAGATTGTCGGAAAGAAGGCAGGCGATATCATCACCACCCACTCCGGCGCAGAGTTCACGATCCGCATCCCCCGGCCAACCGACTTCTTCACGTACGGCAAGCGCTCAGGAGCCCCGATGCTCCCGAAGGACATCGGTCTTGTCATCGCGTACACGGGTATGAACCATAACGATGACGTGCTCGATGCCGGCACCGGCAGCGGGATCGCCGCGATCTACTTCGGCGGCGTTGCAAAGAGCGTGAAGACCTACGAGGTCCGCCCGGAGTTCTCCAAACTGGCGCTGAAGAATATCACGGACGCAAAGCTCCCCAATGTCGAAGCCATTGCCGCAGATTTCCTTGCATCGGAAGGCACGTTCGATATCGTGCATCTCGACATGCAGATCCAGCCGGAGCACGTGGCCCACGCCTACTCTCTGCTCCGGCCCGGGGGATACCTCGCGTGCTACACGCCATTTTTAGAGCAGATGGCGATCGTTGTCGATGCTGCTTCGGAGAAGTTTGCGGAAGTCCACACCCACGAGCTGATCGAGCGGGAGATGACCCGGTCCAAGCGGGGGACGCGGCCTTCGACGTCAGTGTGTCACTCGGGGTATGTGACGATTGCGAGGAAATGA